The Priestia koreensis genomic interval CTTCCCTCTCTATCTGCCCCAGCGCTTAAAATCACGATTCAGTCGTTTTAAATTGGTTTCTAATACCTTTAATTCTTCCTCAGTCCATTCACCAAGCACTTCAGCATAAGCATTTTGCCTCGCTTTTTGCACAAGTGTTAAAATATGCTTTCCTTCTGCTGTAATTTCTAACAGACTTACTCGGCCGTTTTTCGGATCGGGATAGCGCGAAATCAGTTTTTTGCTTTCTAGCGTTGCCACTTGCCTACTGGCGGTTGAAAGATTGAGCATTAATTGTTCCGCAATTTCATTAATTGCGAGCGGACTTTTTTGCTCTAATTGACTGAGAAGTAAATATTCTGAGCGGTCAAGCGTACCCAACTTTGGACTGTAGGCCGTTGTGAGCCGTACAAGTAGTGCAATTTCATGCTC includes:
- a CDS encoding MarR family winged helix-turn-helix transcriptional regulator; this encodes MDLESLGIIEHEIALLVRLTTAYSPKLGTLDRSEYLLLSQLEQKSPLAINEIAEQLMLNLSTASRQVATLESKKLISRYPDPKNGRVSLLEITAEGKHILTLVQKARQNAYAEVLGEWTEEELKVLETNLKRLNRDFKRWGR